A single Musa acuminata AAA Group cultivar baxijiao chromosome BXJ2-1, Cavendish_Baxijiao_AAA, whole genome shotgun sequence DNA region contains:
- the LOC135598670 gene encoding uncharacterized protein LOC135598670: MEHGGDGHGGGAGGGGFHRNEAISAVQDEEQFYGEDDDYDDLYSDVNVGDGFHQNFQGGDDAEGFQAGDERRSEPQPPPPPPLPIPAPQQPVAETSERVQIPGIAGEPKIERVADRSAGFQDPGFRGGAEPTVGVRQAAPLPPPPMPVVTSAGRTDLGQASGSFSQIQSNNRNNSFPNEGFQRQGGGFGNEGFQRQGGGGSVVVPAGNANGGGDAGGGAGAGVGGTTLFVGELHWWTTDADLEEELCKYGQVKEVKFFDERASGKSKGYCQVDFYDSMAASACMDGMNGHIFNGRPCVVALASPYTVRRMGENQVNKNQQAMGQSQPPAPAQKGRGGSGSSAGGNFGRGGGVGGGSGGNWGKGGGMGNRGQMGNMRNRMGPLGGRGIMGNGGMVAPPPPVLHPGAMLGQGFDPMGYGAAMGRMGAGFGGFPAGAAGAPFPGMMPSFPPVVAPHVNPAFFGRGLAPGGVGMWSDPNMGGWGGEDQSSYGEDATSDQQYGEGSHGKDRMAERDRYGAPERRHEKEKDMGSGQEWPERRHRDEKERETGRDKEPGRERDRERERERDRERDRERERELDCERDRYRDDRDRHGDHYRHRDREPERDDDWARGRSSRPRSKSHEVEHSKRRRPSHE, translated from the coding sequence ATGGAGCACGGTGGCGATGGCCACGGCGGAGGCGCCGGAGGTGGAGGGTTCCACCGCAACGAGGCGATATCGGCCGTCCAGGACGAGGAGCAGTTCTACGGGGAGGACGACGACTACGACGACCTCTACAGCGACGTCAACGTTGGCGACGGGTTCCACCAGAACTTCCAGGGTGGCGATGACGCGGAGGGTTTTCAGGCCGGGGACGAGCGGCGGAGCGAACCCCAACCGCCGCCGCCCCCACCGTTGCCTATACCGGCACCGCAGCAGCCGGTGGCAGAGACGTCCGAGAGGGTCCAGATCCCGGGCATCGCCGGGGAGCCGAAGATCGAGCGGGTTGCTGATAGATCCGCCGGTTTCCAGGACCCGGGGTTCAGGGGAGGCGCCGAGCCGACGGTTGGGGTCAGACAGGCGGCACCGCTACCTCCACCGCCGATGCCGGTGGTGACGAGTGCAGGTAGGACTGACCTAGGCCAGGCTTCCGGTAGTTTTAGCCAGATCCAGAGCAATAATCGGAACAATAGCTTCCCAAATGAGGGCTTTCAGAGACAAGGAGGTGGCTTTGGGAACGAGGGTTTCCAGAGGCAAGGAGGTGGTGGAAGCGTAGTTGTACCTGCAGGTAACGCGAATGGTGGAGGGGACGCAGGTGGCGGAGCTGGAGCAGGGGTTGGTGGGACTACACTTTTCGTTGGTGAACTCCATTGGTGGACGACTGATGCAGATCTTGAAGAAGAACTCTGCAAATATGGGCAGGtaaaagaagtgaaattttttgatgagagGGCGAGCGGAAAATCAAAAGGATACTGTCAGGTTGACTTCTATGATTCAATGGCTGCATCTGCCTGCATGGACGGTATGAATGGGCATATTTTCAATGGAAGACCTTGCGTTGTTGCTTTGGCTTCACCGTACACTGTTCGGCGAATGGGTGAGAACCAAGTGAACAAGAACCAGCAGGCAATGGGCCAGTCCCAGCCGCCAGCACCTGCACAGAAGGGTAGGGGAGGTAGCGGGTCTTCAGCTGGTGGCAATTTTGGACGTGGAGGAGGTGTCGGCGGTGGCAGTGGTGGAAATTGGGGAAAAGGTGGTGGAATGGGGAACCGAGGGCAAATGGGTAATATGAGGAACAGAATGGGTCCCCTCGGTGGAAGGGGTATCATGGGTAATGGTGGGATGGTTGCcccaccaccgcctgtgttgcatCCTGGAGCTATGCTCGGTCAAGGGTTTGATCCCATGGGCTATGGAGCAGCAATGGGTAGAATGGGTGCTGGCTTTGGAGGCTTCCCTGCAGGTGCTGCTGGTGCTCCTTTTCCTGGAATGATGCCTTCGTTCCCACCTGTTGTGGCTCCACATGTCAATCCAGCTTTTTTTGGGAGGGGACTGGCACCTGGTGGCGTTGGTATGTGGTCTGATCCGAACATGGGTGGATGGGGAGGTGAAGATCAGTCAAGCTATGGGGAGGATGCTACCTCAGATCAGCAGTATGGAGAAGGGAGCCATGGGAAGGATAGGATGGCTGAGAGGGATCGTTATGGTGCTCCAGAGAGAagacatgaaaaggagaaagatatGGGTTCTGGACAGGAGTGGCCAGAGAGAAGACACCGTgatgagaaggagagagagacagGGAGAGATAAGGAACCGGGCCGGGAGAGGGACAGAGAGCGTGAAAGGGAGAGGGACAGGGAAAGAgacagggaaagggagcgggaactTGATTGTGAACGTGACAGGTATCGAGATGACAGAGACAGACATGGTGATCACTATAGACACAGGGATCGTGAGCCAGAGCGTGATGATGACTGGGCTAGAGGAAGATCATCTAGGCCTCGCAGCAAGTCACACGAGGTTGAACATTCAAAGAGGCGTCGGCCATCACATGAATGA
- the LOC135598671 gene encoding acetyl-CoA acetyltransferase 2-like isoform X1 has translation MASEQIKPRDVCVVGIARTPMGGFLGALSSLSATQLGSIAIKHALARANLDPALVQEVFFGNVLSANLGQAPARQAALGAGIPNTVVCTTINKVCASGMKAAMLAAQSIQLGINDIVVAGGMESMSNAPKYIAEARKGSRFGHDTIVDGMLKDGLWDVYNDFAMGNCAELCAVHHSITREEQDAYAIKSNERGIAARDSGAFTWEIAPVEVSAGRGKPSVVIDKDESLEKFDPVKLRKLRPSFKENGGTVTAGNASSISDGAAALVLVSGEKALELGLQVVAKIRGYADAAQAPELFTTTPALAIPKAISSAGLEASQVDYYEINEAFSVVALANQKLLSLPSERVNVHGGAVSLGHPLGCSGARILVTLLGVLRHRSGTIGVAGVCNGGGGASALVLELVSHAGLMRSLL, from the exons ATGGCTTCAGAGCAGATAAAGCCAAGAG ATGTATGTGTTGTCGGTATTGCGCGTACGCCTATGGGTGGGTTTCTTGGTGCTCTGTCTTCTTTGTCTGCAACACAACTTGGGTCTATTGCAATCAAGC ATGCTCTTGCAAGGGCAAACCTTGATCCAGCACTTGTACAAGAAGTCTTTTTTGGCAATGTCCTGAGTGCGAATCTTGGTCAAGCTCCTGCTAGGCAGGCTGCTCTCGGCGCTGGAATACCAAATACAGTTGTCTGCACCACCATAAACAAAGTTTGTGCATCTGGAATGAAGG CTGCAATGCTGGCAGCACAAAGTATCCAGCTGGGTATTAATGATATAGTTGTAGCTGGTGGCATGGAAAGCATGTCGAATGCCCCCAAGTATATTGCAGAAGCAAG AAAAGGATCTCGATTTGGTCATGATACTATTGTTGATGGGATGCTTAAGGATGGTTTATGGGATGTATATAATGACTTTGCCATGGGAAATTGTGCTGAATTATGTGCCGTTCATCATTCAATAACAAGAGAAGAACAG GATGCTTATGCTATTAAGAGCAATGAGCGTGGAATAGCTGCTCGGGACAGTGGTGCCTTCACATGGGAAATTGCTCCA GTTGAAGTTTCTGCAGGCAGAGGAAAGCCATCAGTAGTTATTGACAAGGATGAAAGTCTTGAAAAA TTTGATCCTGTAAAACTAAGGAAGCTTCGACCAAGTTTCAAGGAGAATGGTGGTACAGTGACAGCTGGAAATGCATCTAGTATAAG TGATGGTGCTGCTGCCTTGGTACTTGTAAGCGGGGAGAAGGCTCTTGAATTAGGATTGCAAGTGGTTGCAAAGATCAGAGGATATGCTGATGCTGCTCAG GCCCCTGAATTATTCACAACAACACCCGCACTTGCAATTCCGAAAGCTATTTCAAGTGCTGGCTTGGAGGCTTCTCAAGTAGATTATTATGAAATTAATGAAGCTTTCTCT GTTGTTGCCCTAGCAAATCAGAAGCTTCTCTCACTTCCTTCT GAGAGAGTGAATGTGCATGGTGGAGCTGTGTCCTTGGGGCACCCTCTAGGTTGCAGTGGAGCTCGTATTCTGGTTACCTTGCTGGGG GTTCTGAGACATAGAAGTGGCACAATTGGAGTTGCTGGTGTTTGCAATGGTGGTGGGGGGGCTTCTGCACTTGTCTTAGAGCTCGT GTCTCATGCAGGATTGATGCGTTCATTGTTGTGA
- the LOC135598671 gene encoding acetyl-CoA acetyltransferase 2-like isoform X2, with protein sequence MASEQIKPRDVCVVGIARTPMGGFLGALSSLSATQLGSIAIKHALARANLDPALVQEVFFGNVLSANLGQAPARQAALGAGIPNTVVCTTINKVCASGMKAAMLAAQSIQLGINDIVVAGGMESMSNAPKYIAEARKGSRFGHDTIVDGMLKDGLWDVYNDFAMGNCAELCAVHHSITREEQDAYAIKSNERGIAARDSGAFTWEIAPVEVSAGRGKPSVVIDKDESLEKFDPVKLRKLRPSFKENGGTVTAGNASSISDGAAALVLVSGEKALELGLQVVAKIRGYADAAQAPELFTTTPALAIPKAISSAGLEASQVDYYEINEAFSVVALANQKLLSLPSERVNVHGGAVSLGHPLGCSGARILVTLLGVLRHRSGTIGVAGVCNGGGGASALVLELV encoded by the exons ATGGCTTCAGAGCAGATAAAGCCAAGAG ATGTATGTGTTGTCGGTATTGCGCGTACGCCTATGGGTGGGTTTCTTGGTGCTCTGTCTTCTTTGTCTGCAACACAACTTGGGTCTATTGCAATCAAGC ATGCTCTTGCAAGGGCAAACCTTGATCCAGCACTTGTACAAGAAGTCTTTTTTGGCAATGTCCTGAGTGCGAATCTTGGTCAAGCTCCTGCTAGGCAGGCTGCTCTCGGCGCTGGAATACCAAATACAGTTGTCTGCACCACCATAAACAAAGTTTGTGCATCTGGAATGAAGG CTGCAATGCTGGCAGCACAAAGTATCCAGCTGGGTATTAATGATATAGTTGTAGCTGGTGGCATGGAAAGCATGTCGAATGCCCCCAAGTATATTGCAGAAGCAAG AAAAGGATCTCGATTTGGTCATGATACTATTGTTGATGGGATGCTTAAGGATGGTTTATGGGATGTATATAATGACTTTGCCATGGGAAATTGTGCTGAATTATGTGCCGTTCATCATTCAATAACAAGAGAAGAACAG GATGCTTATGCTATTAAGAGCAATGAGCGTGGAATAGCTGCTCGGGACAGTGGTGCCTTCACATGGGAAATTGCTCCA GTTGAAGTTTCTGCAGGCAGAGGAAAGCCATCAGTAGTTATTGACAAGGATGAAAGTCTTGAAAAA TTTGATCCTGTAAAACTAAGGAAGCTTCGACCAAGTTTCAAGGAGAATGGTGGTACAGTGACAGCTGGAAATGCATCTAGTATAAG TGATGGTGCTGCTGCCTTGGTACTTGTAAGCGGGGAGAAGGCTCTTGAATTAGGATTGCAAGTGGTTGCAAAGATCAGAGGATATGCTGATGCTGCTCAG GCCCCTGAATTATTCACAACAACACCCGCACTTGCAATTCCGAAAGCTATTTCAAGTGCTGGCTTGGAGGCTTCTCAAGTAGATTATTATGAAATTAATGAAGCTTTCTCT GTTGTTGCCCTAGCAAATCAGAAGCTTCTCTCACTTCCTTCT GAGAGAGTGAATGTGCATGGTGGAGCTGTGTCCTTGGGGCACCCTCTAGGTTGCAGTGGAGCTCGTATTCTGGTTACCTTGCTGGGG GTTCTGAGACATAGAAGTGGCACAATTGGAGTTGCTGGTGTTTGCAATGGTGGTGGGGGGGCTTCTGCACTTGTCTTAGAGCTCGTGTAA
- the LOC135598671 gene encoding acetyl-CoA acetyltransferase 2-like isoform X3, translated as MGGFLGALSSLSATQLGSIAIKHALARANLDPALVQEVFFGNVLSANLGQAPARQAALGAGIPNTVVCTTINKVCASGMKAAMLAAQSIQLGINDIVVAGGMESMSNAPKYIAEARKGSRFGHDTIVDGMLKDGLWDVYNDFAMGNCAELCAVHHSITREEQDAYAIKSNERGIAARDSGAFTWEIAPVEVSAGRGKPSVVIDKDESLEKFDPVKLRKLRPSFKENGGTVTAGNASSISDGAAALVLVSGEKALELGLQVVAKIRGYADAAQAPELFTTTPALAIPKAISSAGLEASQVDYYEINEAFSVVALANQKLLSLPSERVNVHGGAVSLGHPLGCSGARILVTLLGVLRHRSGTIGVAGVCNGGGGASALVLELVSHAGLMRSLL; from the exons ATGGGTGGGTTTCTTGGTGCTCTGTCTTCTTTGTCTGCAACACAACTTGGGTCTATTGCAATCAAGC ATGCTCTTGCAAGGGCAAACCTTGATCCAGCACTTGTACAAGAAGTCTTTTTTGGCAATGTCCTGAGTGCGAATCTTGGTCAAGCTCCTGCTAGGCAGGCTGCTCTCGGCGCTGGAATACCAAATACAGTTGTCTGCACCACCATAAACAAAGTTTGTGCATCTGGAATGAAGG CTGCAATGCTGGCAGCACAAAGTATCCAGCTGGGTATTAATGATATAGTTGTAGCTGGTGGCATGGAAAGCATGTCGAATGCCCCCAAGTATATTGCAGAAGCAAG AAAAGGATCTCGATTTGGTCATGATACTATTGTTGATGGGATGCTTAAGGATGGTTTATGGGATGTATATAATGACTTTGCCATGGGAAATTGTGCTGAATTATGTGCCGTTCATCATTCAATAACAAGAGAAGAACAG GATGCTTATGCTATTAAGAGCAATGAGCGTGGAATAGCTGCTCGGGACAGTGGTGCCTTCACATGGGAAATTGCTCCA GTTGAAGTTTCTGCAGGCAGAGGAAAGCCATCAGTAGTTATTGACAAGGATGAAAGTCTTGAAAAA TTTGATCCTGTAAAACTAAGGAAGCTTCGACCAAGTTTCAAGGAGAATGGTGGTACAGTGACAGCTGGAAATGCATCTAGTATAAG TGATGGTGCTGCTGCCTTGGTACTTGTAAGCGGGGAGAAGGCTCTTGAATTAGGATTGCAAGTGGTTGCAAAGATCAGAGGATATGCTGATGCTGCTCAG GCCCCTGAATTATTCACAACAACACCCGCACTTGCAATTCCGAAAGCTATTTCAAGTGCTGGCTTGGAGGCTTCTCAAGTAGATTATTATGAAATTAATGAAGCTTTCTCT GTTGTTGCCCTAGCAAATCAGAAGCTTCTCTCACTTCCTTCT GAGAGAGTGAATGTGCATGGTGGAGCTGTGTCCTTGGGGCACCCTCTAGGTTGCAGTGGAGCTCGTATTCTGGTTACCTTGCTGGGG GTTCTGAGACATAGAAGTGGCACAATTGGAGTTGCTGGTGTTTGCAATGGTGGTGGGGGGGCTTCTGCACTTGTCTTAGAGCTCGT GTCTCATGCAGGATTGATGCGTTCATTGTTGTGA
- the LOC103995526 gene encoding uncharacterized protein LOC103995526: MARKRPSEAAPAPPNLDFRAPGDDAWYEVRLAVEEDVEGEAALRVMYCNFSGAFDELYPADRFASLRELEEFAGRFRPTSVQLQDEECRMVVEGTEFCASHTFGDRDVRFYDAVVESVRRSKHRSVNGEAICNCTFEVLWKHGPLAGESTPINVQDICIMEQKWPQNPTLDHFLDIARNRFDGNDKTSKQAIDPERSPLKPMFGEKNYYAFWIDNLEKDLSPMTMNDFIYEQTSLSSQVELSYSVLPVMSCSGMVLLRTEKDAKKLLDFLLDPAHIVVSSRGRPWFVRDDWCRKFEGAMPRYEVKRSNRVQQDSSKLKLAYKGTKEYERAKELQGLRCEFHNHLECIYRRLESEERILLTGRE, encoded by the exons ATGGCTCGAAAGAGGCCGTCCGAGGCGGCGCCGGCTCCGCCGAACCTGGACTTCCGGGCGCCGGGGGATGACGCCTGGTACGAGGTGCGGCTCGCGGTGGAGGAGGACGTGGAGGGGGAGGCGGCCCTCCGCGTGATGTACTGCAACTTCTCCGGGGCGTTCGACGAGCTGTACCCCGCCGATCGGTTCGCGAGCCTGAGGGAGTTGGAGGAGTTCGCGGGGAGGTTCCGGCCCACGTCGGTCCAGCTCCAGGACGAGGAGTGCCGGATGGTGGTCGAGGGCACGGAGTTCTGCGCCTCCCACACCTTCGGCGACCGCGATGTCCGGTTCTACGACGCCGTCGTCGAGTCC GTCAGGCGTTCAAAGCACAGATCAGTTAATGGTGAAGCCATCTGCAACTGCACATTTGAAGTCCTCTGGAAGCATGGCCCTTTAGCTGGAGAAAGTACACCAATTAATGTGCAAGATATATGCATTATGGAGCAGAAATGGCCACAGAACCCAACACTGGACCATTTCCTGGATATTGCAAGAAATAGGTTCGATGGAAATGACAAGACTTCAAAGCAGGCGATCGATCCGGAAAGATCTCCACTTAAGCCGATGTTTGGAGAGAAAAACTATTATGCTTTCTGGATTGATAATCTTGAGAAAGATCTATCACCGATGACTATGAATGATTTCATATATGAACAGACATCCTTGTCCTCTCAAGTAGAGCTATCTTATAGTGTTTTACCAGTGATGTCTTGTAGTGGAATGGTCCTCTTAAGGACTGAGAAAGATGCCAAGAAATTACTCGACTTTCTACTTGATCCTGCTCACATTGTGGTCTCCTCCAGGGGAAG ACCCTGGTTTGTCAGAGATGATTGGTGTCGAAAATTTGAAGGCGCAATGCCGAGATATGAG GTCAAAAGGTCAAACAGAGTTCAACAAGACTCGAGCAAATTGAAGTTGGCGTACAAGGGAACCAAAGAATACGAAAGAGCCAAGGAATTGCAAGGCCTACGTTGCGAGTTTCACAACCATTTAGAGTGCATATACCGAAGACTGGAATCAGAGGAGAGAATACTTCTAACCGGGAGAGAATGA
- the LOC103993664 gene encoding SEC14 cytosolic factor, which translates to MSVKRGGSRSSSSSSSSSSSPLQHPLEIPNHRPSATFVPTRSAPGTMGIASQDAIKQFSALVAEVDESLKAAFQNIHQGYPTETLVRFLKAREWSIPNAHKMLLDCLNWRIQNCIDEILAKPIIPADLYRGIRDSQLVGLSGYTKDGHPVFAIGVGLSTYDKASVNYYVQSHIQMNEYRDHVILPASTKKCGRHVATCVKVLDMTGLKLSALCQIKLLTIISTIDDLNYPEKTETYYIVNAPCIFSACWKVVKPLLQERTRRKVQILQGCGRDELLKIMDYASLPHFCKREGSGSSQHSSSGSDNCFSFDHHFHQQLYSYIKQQSLGREIAAPLKQGCFHVDVPEPDPKGVNIVKTAIESQLHKIGDRNGLSRSLSGLKINIA; encoded by the exons ATGAGCGTTAAACGAGGAGGAAGccgctcttcctcttcttcttcttcttcttcttcttctcctttgcagCATCCACTAGAAATCCCTAATCATAGACCAAGTGCCACTTTCGTCCCCACCCGATCCGCCCCGGGGACGATGGGGATCGCCTCCCAGGATGCGATCAAGCAGTTCTCTGCGCTCGTGGCCGAAG TGGACGAGTCGTTGAAGGCTGCGTTTCAG AATATCCACCAGGGGTATCCAACTGAAACATTGGTGCGCTTTCTTAAAGCTAGAGAGTGGAGTATTCCTAATGCACATAAGATG CTGTTGGATTGCTTAAATTGgaggatacaaaattgtattgacGAGATATTGGCT AAACCTATAATTCCAGCTGACTTGTATAGAGGAATTCGTGATTCACAACTTGTAGGATTGTCAGGATACACAAAGGAT GGTCACCCTGTTTTTGCTATTGGTGTTGGCTTGAGCACATACGACAAAGCATCA GTTAACTATTATGTGCAGTCACATATTCAAATGAATGAATACCGGGATCATGTAATCTTG CCTGCTTCAACCAAGAAATGTGGGCGACATGTAGCCACATGTGTGAAAGTTTTGGATATGACTGGTCTAAAGCTTTCAGCATTGTGCCAAATAAAG TTATTAACCATCATATCAACCATTGATGACCTAAACTATCCAGAGAAGACAGAGACTTATTATATTGTGAATGCTCCATGTATATTTTCTGCATGTTGGAAG GTTGTGAAGCCTCTCTTGCAAGAGAGAACAAGAAGGAAAGTGCAGATACTGCAAGGTTGTGGCAGAGATGAGTTATTGAAG ATAATGGACTACGCATCTCTTCCCCATTTCTGTAAAAGAGAAGGCTCTGGGTCGTCTCAGCACTCGTCTTCGGGATCTGATAACTGCTTCTCCTTCGACCATCACTTCCACCAACAGCTCTACAGCTACATTAAGCAGCAATCACTGGGTCGAGAAATTGCTGCACCACTGAAACAAGGGTGTTTTCACGTAGATGTGCCTGAACCCGACCCCAAAGGAGTCAACATTGTTAAGACGGCCATCGAGTCACAGCTCCATAAAATTGGGGATCGGAACGGGCTCAGCCGCTCCTTGAGTGGTCTCAAGATCAACATTGCGTAA